A genomic segment from Rhodothermus sp. encodes:
- a CDS encoding 6-bladed beta-propeller, whose protein sequence is MRRLSLVAGSVLLLLGLGLLWTLSSSSSFSGQPVPSDRLPSPRPQARTTRQVQPVMLQQVRLFGREALLYTVDFIHAGPEATVYVLDRGRHQVLRFDLKTGRLLQRYGKGPGEGPGEFQMITDFKVDRAGRVYVCDPVNARITLFAPDGQLLATLSLDRPPYGLALMADALLVIQLLRARSDGLFEVYRLEQKPDGAYRLRFLRRFGEFLKNQAAFSLLLDGRLTGADSFFVYAPRRIGWLTAFYPDGRLRFHRETIDPIPIPRLVRRGDVEQVDRKAPIATYELTVDGPRLYTWSKGRDGQAYVDVYSAYTGDYQFSLPLDLKGLIDVQDSLIYAAHDTLVTVWRWRPAVPDSEGSSS, encoded by the coding sequence ATGCGCCGTCTTTCTCTGGTAGCCGGAAGTGTGCTCCTGCTGCTGGGGCTGGGCCTGTTGTGGACGCTTTCCTCTTCATCCAGTTTTTCAGGCCAGCCTGTGCCGTCCGATCGTCTTCCCTCCCCCCGTCCGCAAGCGCGCACCACACGGCAGGTCCAGCCGGTTATGCTGCAGCAGGTGCGCCTGTTCGGACGTGAGGCGCTCCTGTACACGGTAGACTTTATCCACGCCGGCCCCGAAGCGACCGTATATGTCCTGGACCGGGGCCGGCACCAGGTCCTCCGTTTTGATCTCAAGACGGGCCGCCTGCTGCAACGTTATGGAAAAGGTCCGGGAGAAGGGCCAGGCGAATTCCAGATGATTACCGACTTTAAAGTGGACCGGGCCGGGCGCGTCTACGTCTGCGATCCGGTGAATGCCCGCATCACGCTGTTCGCGCCGGACGGCCAACTTCTGGCCACCCTTTCGCTGGATCGTCCGCCCTACGGACTGGCCCTGATGGCCGATGCGCTGCTGGTCATTCAGTTACTCCGGGCCCGCTCGGATGGTCTGTTTGAAGTGTACCGTCTGGAGCAGAAGCCTGATGGTGCCTACCGGCTACGCTTCCTGCGTCGCTTTGGGGAATTTCTAAAAAATCAGGCGGCCTTCAGTTTGCTACTGGATGGTCGCCTTACAGGCGCCGACAGTTTTTTCGTCTATGCCCCGCGACGCATCGGCTGGCTTACCGCGTTTTACCCGGACGGCCGCCTCCGCTTTCACCGGGAAACCATCGATCCGATCCCGATTCCACGCCTGGTGCGGCGCGGTGACGTGGAGCAGGTAGACCGCAAGGCGCCGATCGCCACCTACGAGTTGACCGTCGACGGCCCCCGTCTTTATACCTGGAGCAAGGGGCGCGACGGCCAGGCCTACGTGGACGTTTACAGTGCCTATACTGGAGACTATCAATTCTCACTCCCCCTCGACCTCAAAGGACTGATTGACGTCCAGGATTCTCTGATCTATGCAGCCCACGACACCCTGGTCACGGTCTGGCGCTGGCGCCCTGCTGTGCCGGATTCGGAGGGAAGTAGCTCTTGA
- a CDS encoding IclR family transcriptional regulator: MLHTIEKACKTLRLFTEEKPEWGVTELARTLRIPKSSAAGILSTLAHYGLLRRTPSRKYRLGWEILRLHRLLVETSEFRQLAHQEMERLVREYGETTHLATLENGMVVYIDKVEGSRSVRVHVTGLGVRLPPHGSAVGKILLAYRPWPEVLEIIRRQGLPALTPNTITKLEHLEQELIRVRQQGYAIDEEEVLPELCCVAAPIRNYLRQTIAAMSISAPSYRFRLMRERYTQAVVAACQRISRKLGFACG, encoded by the coding sequence ATGCTACACACGATTGAAAAAGCCTGTAAAACGTTACGTCTTTTCACCGAAGAGAAGCCGGAATGGGGCGTCACGGAATTAGCCCGTACGTTACGTATTCCCAAATCCAGCGCAGCAGGTATCCTATCGACCCTGGCGCATTACGGGCTGCTACGCCGAACGCCTTCGCGGAAATACCGATTGGGCTGGGAAATTCTGCGGCTGCACAGGCTGTTGGTGGAGACGTCCGAGTTTCGACAGCTGGCCCATCAGGAGATGGAGCGTCTGGTCCGAGAATACGGCGAAACGACGCATTTAGCTACGCTGGAAAATGGCATGGTAGTGTACATAGACAAAGTGGAAGGCTCGCGTTCTGTTCGGGTACACGTTACCGGTCTGGGCGTGCGCCTTCCCCCGCATGGAAGTGCGGTTGGCAAGATATTGCTGGCTTACCGTCCCTGGCCAGAGGTCCTGGAGATTATCCGGCGTCAGGGGCTCCCAGCGCTGACCCCCAACACCATTACCAAGCTGGAGCACCTGGAACAGGAGTTGATTCGGGTGCGTCAGCAGGGCTATGCGATTGATGAGGAAGAGGTGCTGCCTGAGCTATGCTGCGTGGCTGCGCCCATTCGTAACTACCTGCGGCAAACAATTGCAGCGATGAGCATCTCGGCCCCCTCCTACCGTTTTCGCCTCATGCGCGAGCGCTACACGCAGGCCGTCGTGGCCGCCTGCCAGCGCATTTCCAGGAAGCTGGGTTTTGCCTGTGGTTGA
- a CDS encoding thiamine pyrophosphate-binding protein has product MRRGQTGAELLIALLKQAGVQLVFGLPGDTSVALYDALSRHHPSLRHIVTRDERHAAYMADGAARVTGRRMVVEASSGGGAAYLASGLVEAYAASVPVLAVVSDIHQDSRGSGALTEFPVDTLLAGTAKAVYRVAQVHQLPRFFRALWEQLGTQRPAPGALVIPENLWEASVPEGCEAAACAWKPDLPTRRPEADPSLVEQAARWLATAQQPVIVAGGGVHWSNAYTVLQALAETYQLPIATTIHGKGALSERHPLYLGVVGANGGQPATNAYVAQADVVLLVGTRANATDTLSFRAPSRQGTRIIQIDIDPLRAGANYPGAIPLVGDARVVLEQLIDALSQTGSIPKAERMAQITQVRKQGILTGAGPEFSVRRIVQLIHRLAAAHAEVIVVGDPGTPTPYLAAYWTLNRPGRTVILPRGVGPMGYAIPAGIGIALACPQRPVLVFTTEGSMAMAAGELETAVRYNLPVLFVQLTNHAYGWIQTLQHLYYGKRYFGVRLGPVDSVQLARSMGVEAARVTDPDQLVRKVTQFFQQGRPWLLEVPVRSMIEEMPPVQPWLEAQQGERERPVY; this is encoded by the coding sequence ATGAGAAGGGGGCAAACAGGCGCGGAACTCCTGATCGCATTGCTGAAGCAGGCAGGGGTACAGCTGGTCTTTGGATTGCCCGGAGATACGAGCGTGGCCTTGTACGACGCCCTGTCGCGCCACCACCCATCGCTGCGACACATTGTTACCCGTGATGAGCGGCATGCGGCCTATATGGCCGATGGAGCTGCTCGCGTGACCGGCCGACGTATGGTTGTCGAGGCTTCCAGCGGAGGGGGAGCGGCCTACCTGGCCAGTGGACTTGTGGAGGCCTATGCCGCTTCGGTGCCTGTACTGGCTGTAGTCAGCGACATTCATCAAGACAGTCGGGGTAGTGGCGCACTGACCGAGTTTCCTGTGGACACCTTGCTGGCGGGTACCGCGAAAGCCGTTTATCGGGTAGCGCAAGTCCATCAACTCCCCCGGTTTTTTCGGGCGCTCTGGGAACAGCTGGGAACGCAGCGGCCTGCGCCAGGTGCGTTGGTGATACCGGAGAATCTCTGGGAAGCCTCCGTGCCTGAGGGGTGTGAGGCGGCTGCATGTGCATGGAAGCCAGATCTTCCAACAAGGCGCCCCGAGGCAGATCCCTCTCTGGTTGAACAGGCTGCCCGATGGCTTGCCACCGCTCAACAACCGGTAATTGTGGCGGGTGGAGGGGTGCACTGGTCCAATGCCTATACGGTGTTGCAGGCTCTGGCTGAGACCTATCAGTTGCCGATTGCCACCACTATCCATGGTAAAGGCGCCCTGTCGGAGAGGCATCCGCTCTACCTGGGTGTGGTCGGAGCGAACGGTGGACAACCCGCCACCAACGCCTATGTCGCCCAGGCGGATGTGGTCCTGTTGGTAGGCACACGTGCCAATGCGACCGATACGTTGAGTTTCCGGGCACCTTCCCGACAGGGAACGCGGATCATACAGATCGACATCGATCCCTTACGGGCAGGTGCTAATTATCCGGGGGCTATACCGCTTGTTGGGGACGCCCGCGTGGTGCTGGAACAACTGATTGATGCACTGAGCCAGACAGGTAGTATCCCAAAAGCGGAGCGTATGGCGCAGATCACGCAAGTGCGTAAACAAGGCATACTTACAGGGGCGGGCCCAGAGTTTTCGGTGCGCCGTATCGTACAGTTGATCCATCGCCTGGCTGCCGCTCACGCCGAGGTAATTGTGGTAGGCGATCCGGGTACGCCTACGCCCTATCTGGCCGCTTACTGGACCCTCAATCGACCCGGACGTACCGTCATTTTACCGCGGGGTGTGGGGCCCATGGGTTATGCCATTCCCGCTGGCATCGGGATTGCCCTGGCATGCCCGCAGCGGCCTGTGCTGGTCTTTACCACCGAAGGCAGCATGGCCATGGCCGCTGGCGAATTGGAAACAGCTGTGCGCTACAACCTACCAGTCCTGTTTGTCCAACTGACCAACCATGCCTATGGCTGGATTCAGACACTACAGCATCTCTATTATGGAAAACGTTATTTCGGGGTTCGCTTAGGGCCGGTTGACAGCGTACAGCTGGCTCGGAGTATGGGAGTGGAGGCCGCTCGGGTGACGGATCCTGATCAGTTGGTCCGTAAAGTAACCCAATTTTTTCAGCAAGGGCGCCCCTGGTTGCTGGAAGTGCCGGTGCGCTCCATGATCGAAGAGATGCCACCCGTACAGCCCTGGCTGGAAGCGCAGCAGGGGGAGCGGGAACGGCCGGTTTATTGA
- a CDS encoding fumarylacetoacetate hydrolase family protein codes for MRLLTYQRWGELRAGVCWDDAHVLDIQRAGALWARYQPSPTARLWAALLLPADLQTLLQREAEGIQLLQEVIAFLREKHQQDPELLTTTGVLLPLHALQLAAPVRHPEKVLCLGRNYPAHAHEAGVGIPSFPEVFAKFASCLIGHRQPIRLPRVTNQVDFEAELAVVIGRRTRYVTEEEALSCVAGYTIFNDVSARDYQFKTSQWTLGKAFDTFAPMGPWIVTPDECPDPQKLRIQLQLNGEVMQEASTAEMVFSVATVIACLSEVMTLQPGDVIATGTPAGVGFVRTPPRFLQPGDVVRIEIERIGVLENPVLREDDP; via the coding sequence ATGCGATTGCTCACGTATCAGCGATGGGGAGAATTGCGGGCAGGCGTGTGCTGGGACGACGCACACGTGCTGGATATCCAGCGGGCTGGAGCACTCTGGGCGCGGTACCAGCCGAGCCCTACCGCACGCCTCTGGGCCGCGTTGCTGTTACCTGCCGATTTGCAGACTTTGTTGCAGCGAGAAGCAGAAGGAATACAGCTACTTCAGGAAGTGATAGCCTTTCTCCGGGAAAAGCACCAACAAGACCCGGAGCTGTTAACAACAACCGGTGTGTTGTTACCATTGCACGCGTTGCAACTGGCCGCGCCGGTGCGCCATCCTGAAAAAGTGCTATGTCTGGGACGAAATTATCCAGCGCATGCGCATGAGGCCGGAGTTGGCATTCCTTCTTTTCCTGAGGTCTTTGCCAAGTTTGCCTCCTGTCTGATCGGCCACAGGCAGCCTATCCGGCTGCCGCGCGTCACGAACCAGGTGGATTTTGAGGCAGAACTGGCCGTGGTAATCGGACGTCGGACGCGTTATGTAACCGAGGAGGAGGCCCTGAGCTGTGTGGCTGGCTACACGATCTTCAATGATGTGTCGGCCCGGGATTATCAGTTCAAAACGTCCCAGTGGACGCTGGGCAAAGCGTTCGATACTTTTGCTCCGATGGGGCCCTGGATTGTTACGCCGGATGAATGTCCAGATCCCCAGAAACTCCGTATCCAGCTACAGCTCAATGGAGAGGTGATGCAGGAAGCCTCCACGGCGGAAATGGTCTTTTCGGTAGCCACGGTTATCGCATGTCTCTCGGAGGTAATGACGTTGCAGCCTGGCGACGTGATTGCTACGGGTACTCCGGCAGGGGTTGGCTTTGTCCGGACGCCTCCCCGATTTCTTCAGCCGGGCGACGTGGTGCGTATTGAAATTGAGCGCATCGGCGTGTTGGAAAATCCGGTGTTGCGTGAAGACGACCCATGA
- a CDS encoding fumarylacetoacetate hydrolase family protein, producing MAVQLAEVLDAVWEKQRAPVEPLSETAGLTQLDVAYAVQQAWTALRKKRGEQVLGHKIGLTSLAMQQQMGVDQPDFGHLWASRYFEPHGTQATIPIELFWQPRLEGELAFLLGQDLEGPNITPQEVLGATEAIAASLEIVDSRIRDWRIRIYDTVADNASFGAFTLGPWQQAARTFDLQQVGMLLYKNGVLHSQGVGAACLGHPARAVAWLANTLSQYGVRLKAGDIVLSGALAASFPVARGDVCTLCMQGFPPLTVVFE from the coding sequence GTGGCCGTTCAGCTGGCCGAGGTGCTCGATGCTGTCTGGGAAAAGCAACGAGCGCCCGTGGAGCCATTGTCCGAGACGGCAGGCCTGACTCAGCTCGACGTGGCGTATGCCGTCCAGCAGGCATGGACAGCGTTGCGTAAGAAGCGAGGCGAGCAGGTGTTGGGCCACAAGATCGGACTGACCTCGCTGGCCATGCAGCAGCAGATGGGAGTCGATCAGCCTGATTTTGGGCATCTGTGGGCTTCTCGCTATTTCGAACCACACGGCACCCAGGCTACCATTCCGATTGAGCTCTTCTGGCAGCCTCGTCTGGAAGGAGAGCTGGCTTTCTTGCTCGGACAGGATCTGGAGGGACCGAACATTACCCCACAAGAGGTGCTGGGCGCCACGGAAGCCATTGCGGCCAGTCTGGAGATTGTGGATAGCCGCATTCGGGATTGGCGAATACGCATTTATGATACCGTCGCAGATAATGCTTCCTTTGGGGCTTTTACACTGGGACCCTGGCAACAGGCTGCCCGCACTTTTGATCTGCAACAGGTAGGCATGCTGCTTTACAAAAACGGGGTCCTCCATAGCCAGGGGGTTGGTGCGGCCTGTCTGGGCCATCCGGCACGGGCTGTGGCCTGGCTGGCGAACACGTTGTCCCAATACGGGGTACGTCTCAAAGCAGGCGATATTGTGCTTTCCGGCGCCCTGGCCGCCTCGTTTCCGGTAGCTCGCGGGGATGTGTGTACCCTGTGTATGCAGGGATTCCCACCACTGACTGTGGTTTTTGAGTAA
- a CDS encoding aldehyde dehydrogenase translates to MAQVQAEGQVTEATLRPPFFNVQHYINGEFVEGQRHFEIHYPATNEVIGKAPEGKAEEVEAAVSAAQAAFDKWRAMPARQRRELLHRFAQAIREHAEELARIETYDVGRPIRENNPAIYIERVAWNLEFFADFAVTHGSEAYLMDNGYVNYVQRMPVGVAALITPWNVPLLLATWKMGPALAFGNTVVLKPAEFTPIGAWKLAQLAHEAGLPPGVFNVVHGFGPDSAGALLTQHPGVRLISFTGESNTGKHIMQAAAPTLKRLSFELGGKGANIIFADADLERAVQISLRASFFNQGEFCLAGPRLLVQRPIYETFLEQFIQATRERIRPGDPFDPDTTLGALIHPDHLERVQFYIELARQQGARVLIGGDRPVLPAPLDQGNFLNPTIIEGVQPTDRVCQEEIFGPVVTVLPFDTEEEAIAIANGVAYGLSAVVQTRDAGRAVRVAQALEAGTVWVNDFFVRDLRVPFGGMKQSGIGREGGQYSLEFYTEIKNICLANQ, encoded by the coding sequence ATGGCGCAGGTACAAGCCGAGGGACAGGTCACGGAGGCAACCCTCCGCCCTCCTTTCTTCAACGTCCAGCACTACATCAACGGCGAGTTTGTGGAAGGACAACGTCATTTTGAAATCCATTATCCTGCCACCAACGAAGTCATTGGCAAAGCGCCGGAGGGAAAGGCCGAAGAGGTAGAAGCCGCTGTTTCGGCGGCGCAGGCTGCTTTTGACAAATGGCGGGCTATGCCTGCACGGCAACGCCGAGAGCTACTGCATCGTTTCGCTCAGGCCATTCGAGAACACGCTGAAGAGCTGGCCCGGATCGAAACATATGATGTAGGCCGCCCCATCCGCGAGAACAATCCGGCGATCTACATCGAGCGGGTGGCCTGGAATCTGGAGTTCTTTGCGGATTTTGCCGTAACGCATGGCTCCGAAGCCTATCTCATGGATAATGGCTACGTCAATTATGTGCAACGCATGCCGGTAGGCGTAGCCGCATTGATTACCCCCTGGAATGTCCCATTGCTGCTGGCAACCTGGAAGATGGGACCCGCCCTGGCTTTTGGCAATACGGTTGTGCTTAAACCCGCCGAGTTTACTCCGATTGGTGCCTGGAAGTTGGCCCAGCTTGCCCACGAAGCAGGGCTGCCGCCAGGTGTCTTTAACGTGGTCCATGGGTTCGGACCTGACTCAGCCGGCGCCTTGCTGACACAACATCCCGGAGTGCGTCTGATTTCGTTCACGGGAGAAAGCAACACAGGAAAACACATCATGCAGGCAGCGGCGCCAACGCTGAAGCGTCTTTCCTTTGAGCTCGGCGGCAAAGGGGCCAATATTATTTTTGCCGATGCCGATCTGGAGCGCGCTGTGCAGATTTCGTTGCGGGCCAGCTTTTTCAATCAAGGGGAATTCTGCTTGGCCGGTCCCCGGTTGCTGGTGCAGCGGCCCATCTATGAGACGTTCCTGGAGCAGTTTATACAGGCGACCCGCGAGCGGATTCGGCCAGGTGATCCGTTTGACCCCGACACGACGCTGGGCGCGCTGATTCACCCGGATCATCTGGAACGGGTGCAGTTCTACATTGAGCTGGCGCGCCAACAGGGGGCGCGTGTGCTGATAGGCGGTGATCGTCCCGTGTTGCCCGCGCCCCTGGACCAGGGGAATTTCCTCAACCCCACCATCATCGAAGGCGTGCAGCCCACCGACCGGGTCTGCCAGGAAGAAATTTTCGGACCGGTCGTCACGGTATTGCCGTTCGACACAGAAGAAGAGGCTATTGCGATTGCTAACGGGGTAGCCTATGGATTGTCGGCAGTGGTTCAGACGCGCGATGCGGGCCGCGCTGTGCGGGTTGCCCAGGCCCTGGAAGCCGGTACAGTCTGGGTCAACGATTTCTTTGTGCGGGATCTGCGTGTACCTTTTGGCGGGATGAAACAGAGTGGCATTGGACGGGAAGGCGGGCAGTATAGCCTGGAATTCTACACCGAAATCAAAAACATATGCCTGGCCAATCAATAA
- a CDS encoding fumarylacetoacetate hydrolase family protein: protein MMLRQNEQRLREAIEWARQTRTLLTSRGGDWQVDLNGAYRVQATRLSAVSLKGYKLGLLSPAKQQQMGIDHPIYGRITTEMLQESPLSLGQFLQPRMEPELVVWLRAPIPPSSTPDQAEQAIGGIFLGLDVLDSVWKDYRFSVVEVVADNASGGGFLMGTQLLSAWPRAGTLRLFLDGVCVGEGEVAVLGDPGERLQWLARQVGGLQAGQFIFMGSPTSAQPARPGVLRVELDNYLLLCQLTP, encoded by the coding sequence ATGATGCTGCGTCAAAACGAACAGAGGCTTCGAGAGGCCATTGAGTGGGCGCGGCAGACGCGCACGCTACTGACCAGCCGTGGAGGGGACTGGCAGGTCGATCTGAACGGGGCTTACCGTGTTCAGGCGACACGGCTATCTGCTGTATCCCTCAAAGGCTATAAGCTGGGCTTACTCAGCCCCGCCAAACAACAGCAAATGGGCATCGATCACCCGATTTATGGTCGTATTACAACCGAAATGCTCCAGGAAAGTCCTTTATCGCTGGGGCAATTTCTGCAACCTCGGATGGAACCTGAACTGGTCGTCTGGTTGCGGGCGCCCATCCCCCCCTCGAGTACGCCTGACCAGGCTGAGCAGGCGATCGGGGGTATTTTTCTGGGGCTTGATGTACTGGACTCCGTCTGGAAGGACTATCGCTTTTCAGTGGTCGAGGTGGTCGCTGATAATGCATCCGGGGGAGGCTTTTTGATGGGAACGCAGCTACTATCGGCCTGGCCCCGTGCGGGGACGTTGCGTCTGTTTCTGGACGGCGTATGTGTCGGGGAAGGCGAGGTAGCTGTACTGGGGGATCCTGGAGAGCGTCTTCAGTGGCTCGCCCGGCAGGTAGGAGGACTACAGGCCGGACAGTTCATCTTTATGGGATCACCAACGAGCGCGCAACCGGCACGGCCTGGAGTGCTCCGGGTCGAACTGGACAACTACCTTCTGCTCTGCCAGCTAACTCCTTGA
- a CDS encoding fumarylacetoacetate hydrolase family protein, producing MLEAATIEVLARRLYEAEQQRRPIQPLTQQYALTLEEAYRVQQARVALQAGTPIGYKLGFTSAAMRAQLGIDRPNYGVLLDRMLLTQPQLACSALIHPRIEPEIALYVGRTLEGKPDWLALQAAIEVVYPCLEIVDTRYQQYVFQLEDNTADNSSAARVWLGPPQRWPCRVDLALVGVRLWRNGQAIDQGLGAEAMGHPLLALQWLVETLTQQGQTLPAGSLVLTGGLTRAHPVQPGDTYVAEFGGLGTLFLSAV from the coding sequence ATGCTGGAGGCGGCAACTATTGAGGTACTGGCGCGCCGGTTGTATGAAGCGGAGCAGCAGCGGCGTCCCATTCAGCCGCTTACCCAGCAGTATGCGCTGACGCTGGAAGAAGCCTATCGGGTGCAACAGGCTCGGGTAGCCCTGCAAGCGGGGACCCCAATAGGATATAAACTGGGATTTACCAGCGCGGCCATGCGCGCCCAACTGGGCATTGACCGCCCTAATTATGGCGTTTTGCTGGACCGCATGTTGCTAACGCAGCCACAGCTTGCCTGCAGTGCGCTCATTCACCCGCGTATTGAGCCTGAGATTGCGCTCTATGTGGGACGTACGCTGGAGGGCAAACCCGACTGGCTCGCCTTGCAGGCGGCTATCGAGGTGGTCTATCCCTGTTTGGAGATTGTGGACACGCGCTATCAGCAGTACGTTTTTCAACTGGAAGATAATACTGCGGACAATAGCTCAGCGGCGCGTGTATGGCTGGGCCCTCCGCAGCGTTGGCCCTGCCGGGTTGATCTGGCGCTGGTGGGGGTGCGGCTCTGGCGCAATGGCCAGGCGATCGATCAAGGACTGGGGGCCGAGGCGATGGGACATCCGCTGCTTGCCCTGCAATGGCTGGTGGAGACACTGACCCAGCAGGGGCAGACGCTTCCAGCAGGTAGCCTGGTGCTGACGGGAGGACTGACCCGAGCCCATCCCGTGCAGCCGGGGGACACCTACGTGGCAGAATTTGGTGGCCTGGGCACGCTTTTTTTGAGCGCTGTCTGA
- a CDS encoding flavin reductase family protein: MEATIKEIDARFFRKGMSLFPTGVTVVLTQTPRGIHGITVNSFISVSLDPLLILVSIDKNTKMYKYICSSDKYSVNILSENQKDLCWHFAGKKGSNLEIFFEEKAAAPVLPQAVVRIVADVVDRHEAGDHVLVIGSVVYMDYHEEQEPLVFCRGKLGRLVLES; this comes from the coding sequence ATGGAAGCAACGATTAAAGAAATAGATGCACGTTTTTTCCGAAAGGGGATGTCCCTATTCCCCACCGGCGTAACCGTTGTGCTTACGCAAACGCCCCGGGGAATCCATGGGATTACCGTGAACTCTTTCATCTCAGTATCTTTAGATCCACTTTTAATTCTGGTGTCGATAGATAAGAACACTAAGATGTACAAATATATATGTAGTAGCGATAAGTATAGTGTCAATATATTATCTGAAAATCAGAAAGACTTGTGCTGGCATTTTGCAGGAAAGAAGGGCAGTAACTTGGAGATTTTCTTTGAGGAAAAGGCAGCGGCACCGGTGTTGCCTCAGGCCGTCGTGCGTATCGTGGCCGATGTGGTAGACCGGCATGAGGCCGGGGACCACGTGCTGGTCATCGGATCTGTGGTGTATATGGATTACCACGAAGAACAGGAACCCCTGGTTTTTTGCAGGGGGAAACTGGGGCGGTTGGTGCTGGAATCCTGA